The Pseudodesulfovibrio sp. zrk46 genome contains a region encoding:
- a CDS encoding efflux RND transporter permease subunit, whose protein sequence is MKNETCIEAKTFTDKVIRFCLEQKLVVFLLVAMTLCWGLVVAPFDWKIDGLPRDPVPVDAIPDIGENQQIVFTQWMGRSPQDMEDQVTYPLTVSLLGIPGVKTVRSYSMFGFSTIYVIFNEDVEFYWSRSRLLEKLNSLPPGTLPQGVQPTLGPDATALGQVFWYTLEGRDEDGNPTGGWDLDELRSIQDWYVRYALLGADGVSETASVGGFVKEYQIDVDPDALRTAGVKLEDVFSAVKQSNLDVGARTIEINSVEYLIRGIGFVKELGDIEEAVVKVSNNVPIRVKDVAKVTLGPALRRGVLDKGGAEAVGGVVVVRYGENPLQVIKNVKEKIADISPGLPSKTLADGTVSKVTIVPFYDRSGLINETLGTLNTALTEEILITIIVVLIAVMHLRSSLLISSLLPMAVMMVFIGMKLFNVDANIVALSGIAIAIGTMVDMGIIICENILKKFEHASLDECRMKVIFKGASEVGSAIMTAVATTIVSFLPVFAMEGPEGKLFKPLAYTKSFALIASIIVALTVLPAIAHIIYKRKDPNAPKRLPNHFIDFIYIAAGLAVCVFVKWWVGIFLIVLGLHRIFGHLMPPQIEGLFGHLENWGVIALMTIFLATHWLPLGPEKGDLRNIIFVTVLIGGLMAFFQFFQRQYPAMLCWVLDHKATFLSLPAVLILFGGLIWFGGGSMTSWLPDSIRASRPIGALIHAFPGLGKEFMPPLDEGSFLYMPTTMPHASIGEVQDVLSKQDMAMLNIPEVDSAVGKLGRAETPLDPAPVSMIETVINYKPEYLIDAKGKRLRFKYDENQKDYFRSAEGNPLPANDGLPYIVQGFYERDDNGKLIEDSEGKPFRQWRTRLDPQLNPGRTEWAGIRSPDDIWDEIALAAEVPGTTSAPKLQPIAARIVMLQSGMRAPMGIKVKGPDLATIERFGLQLEQLLKEVPSIQPAAVVADRIVGKPYLEIVIDREAIARYGIKLQKVQDVIEVAVGGKMLSTSIEGRERYPMRVRYMRELRDSIEALEDILVAAPSGEQIPLKQLADLRYVRGPQVIKSEDTFLIGYVLFDKKAGFAEVDVVEHARAFIDSRIASGELTVPSGVSYEFAGNYENQVRAQKKLAIILPLALMVIVVILYLQFKSMATTLMVFSGIIVAWSGGFLMIWLYGQEWFLNFSVFGTHMRDLFQMHQINLSVAIWVGFLALFGIASDDGVIMATYLDESRDTRDMSSVPAIRHAILEGAKRRIRPALMTSATTILALIPVLTSTGRGADIMVPMAIPSFGGMTIAILTVFVVPTLYCFVEELKFKKAAKLNSEKQTA, encoded by the coding sequence ATGAAAAACGAGACATGTATAGAAGCCAAGACCTTCACTGACAAAGTCATCCGCTTCTGCCTCGAGCAGAAGCTGGTGGTATTCCTGCTCGTGGCAATGACCTTGTGCTGGGGTCTCGTTGTTGCTCCGTTCGACTGGAAAATCGACGGCCTTCCCCGAGACCCTGTTCCCGTGGACGCCATCCCCGACATCGGTGAGAACCAACAGATTGTTTTCACCCAATGGATGGGACGTTCTCCTCAGGACATGGAAGATCAGGTCACCTATCCGCTTACTGTCTCCCTGCTCGGCATCCCCGGCGTCAAGACAGTCCGTAGCTACTCCATGTTCGGGTTCTCCACCATCTACGTCATCTTCAATGAAGATGTAGAGTTCTACTGGTCCCGATCACGGTTGCTGGAGAAACTGAACAGCCTCCCGCCAGGCACTCTTCCCCAAGGGGTTCAACCCACCTTAGGTCCGGATGCCACAGCGCTTGGACAGGTGTTCTGGTACACCCTTGAAGGGAGAGATGAAGACGGTAATCCGACAGGTGGCTGGGACCTCGACGAGCTTCGTTCCATACAGGACTGGTACGTCCGATACGCTTTGCTCGGCGCGGACGGTGTCAGTGAAACAGCCTCGGTTGGCGGCTTTGTAAAAGAATACCAGATCGACGTGGACCCGGATGCCTTGCGCACAGCCGGAGTTAAACTTGAAGACGTTTTCTCAGCGGTCAAACAATCCAATCTCGATGTCGGCGCCCGGACCATCGAAATCAACAGCGTGGAATACCTTATCCGTGGCATTGGGTTCGTAAAGGAGCTTGGCGACATCGAAGAAGCCGTTGTCAAAGTATCCAACAACGTCCCCATTCGGGTCAAGGACGTGGCCAAGGTCACACTTGGCCCCGCTCTGAGACGAGGTGTTCTCGACAAAGGCGGCGCTGAAGCCGTAGGCGGCGTTGTTGTTGTCAGATATGGCGAAAACCCGCTGCAGGTCATCAAGAACGTCAAAGAAAAGATCGCAGACATATCTCCCGGCTTACCTTCCAAGACATTGGCCGACGGTACGGTCTCGAAAGTAACCATTGTCCCGTTCTACGATCGTTCAGGGCTCATCAACGAAACCTTGGGGACACTCAATACGGCGTTGACGGAAGAGATTCTCATCACGATCATCGTTGTCCTGATAGCAGTGATGCACCTTCGAAGTTCCCTTCTGATCTCATCCCTCCTGCCCATGGCGGTCATGATGGTGTTCATCGGAATGAAGCTCTTCAATGTGGACGCCAATATCGTCGCTTTGTCAGGCATCGCCATCGCAATCGGCACCATGGTCGATATGGGCATCATCATATGCGAAAACATCCTCAAAAAGTTTGAACACGCATCCCTCGACGAATGCCGAATGAAGGTCATCTTCAAAGGCGCATCGGAAGTCGGCAGTGCGATCATGACAGCTGTTGCGACGACCATTGTCAGCTTCCTGCCGGTCTTTGCCATGGAGGGGCCGGAAGGCAAACTCTTCAAGCCACTTGCCTACACCAAGAGTTTCGCGCTCATCGCATCAATCATTGTCGCACTGACGGTTCTCCCCGCAATCGCGCACATCATATACAAGCGCAAGGATCCCAACGCGCCCAAGAGACTCCCGAACCACTTCATCGATTTCATATACATTGCTGCGGGTCTGGCTGTATGTGTTTTCGTTAAATGGTGGGTCGGCATTTTCCTGATTGTTCTTGGCCTGCACCGCATCTTCGGACACCTCATGCCGCCACAGATAGAGGGACTGTTCGGTCACCTTGAGAACTGGGGTGTCATTGCACTGATGACCATTTTCCTTGCCACGCACTGGCTCCCGCTTGGCCCCGAGAAAGGCGATTTGCGAAACATCATCTTCGTCACGGTTCTCATTGGCGGCCTCATGGCATTCTTCCAGTTCTTTCAGCGCCAGTATCCTGCCATGCTCTGCTGGGTTCTCGACCACAAGGCGACGTTTCTCAGCCTGCCTGCAGTCCTTATCCTTTTCGGTGGACTCATCTGGTTTGGTGGTGGCTCCATGACATCATGGCTGCCCGACTCTATCAGGGCCTCCCGCCCTATCGGCGCCTTGATTCACGCCTTCCCCGGTTTGGGCAAGGAATTCATGCCGCCACTGGATGAAGGGTCGTTCCTCTATATGCCAACAACCATGCCCCACGCGTCCATCGGCGAAGTACAGGATGTCTTGTCCAAGCAGGACATGGCCATGCTCAACATTCCCGAAGTGGACAGCGCCGTTGGCAAGCTTGGCCGTGCCGAAACACCGCTTGATCCTGCGCCAGTCTCCATGATTGAGACCGTCATCAATTACAAACCCGAATACCTCATTGATGCAAAGGGGAAACGCTTACGGTTCAAATATGATGAAAACCAGAAGGACTATTTCCGTTCGGCAGAGGGCAACCCACTGCCTGCCAACGACGGGCTCCCATACATCGTTCAGGGCTTTTATGAACGCGATGACAACGGCAAGCTGATTGAAGACTCTGAGGGCAAACCTTTCCGCCAATGGAGAACGCGTCTTGATCCGCAGTTGAATCCGGGCCGAACCGAATGGGCTGGCATCCGTTCCCCAGATGACATCTGGGACGAAATAGCCCTTGCTGCCGAGGTTCCGGGGACCACCTCGGCCCCCAAGCTGCAACCCATTGCAGCCCGTATCGTCATGCTGCAATCCGGCATGCGCGCCCCCATGGGCATCAAAGTCAAAGGACCAGACCTCGCGACCATTGAGCGGTTCGGTCTGCAACTTGAGCAACTCCTCAAGGAAGTCCCCTCCATTCAACCTGCAGCAGTTGTGGCAGACCGCATCGTCGGCAAACCGTATCTTGAAATCGTAATCGACCGGGAAGCCATCGCCCGATATGGCATCAAACTGCAAAAAGTACAGGATGTCATCGAGGTGGCCGTCGGCGGAAAGATGCTGTCGACAAGCATTGAAGGACGAGAACGTTACCCGATGCGGGTCAGATACATGCGTGAGTTGCGCGACAGCATTGAAGCGCTGGAAGACATCCTCGTAGCGGCCCCATCCGGAGAGCAGATCCCGCTGAAACAACTCGCCGACCTTCGCTATGTCCGAGGACCGCAGGTCATCAAGAGTGAGGACACCTTCCTCATCGGCTACGTTCTGTTCGACAAGAAAGCCGGATTTGCAGAGGTGGATGTGGTTGAACACGCCCGCGCATTCATCGACAGCAGAATCGCTTCCGGGGAACTCACTGTGCCCAGCGGAGTCTCCTACGAGTTTGCCGGCAACTACGAAAATCAGGTGCGTGCCCAGAAGAAGCTCGCGATCATTCTGCCGTTGGCGCTCATGGTTATTGTTGTGATTCTCTACCTGCAGTTCAAATCCATGGCTACGACCCTGATGGTCTTTTCAGGAATCATCGTTGCATGGTCTGGCGGCTTCCTGATGATCTGGCTCTATGGACAGGAGTGGTTCCTGAACTTCAGTGTCTTCGGCACTCACATGCGCGACCTGTTCCAGATGCACCAGATCAACCTGAGTGTGGCGATATGGGTCGGTTTCCTTGCCCTGTTCGGCATTGCCTCCGACGACGGCGTCATCATGGCCACCTATCTCGATGAGAGCCGCGATACCCGTGACATGAGCAGCGTGCCAGCCATTCGTCATGCGATTCTCGAAGGCGCCAAACGGCGTATACGCCCGGCTCTCATGACGTCGGCAACCACCATCCTCGCGCTCATCCCGGTACTGACATCAACGGGACGAGGCGCAGACATCATGGTTCCCATGGCTATCCCCTCTTTTGGCGGCATGACCATAGCGATCCTGACCGTATTTGTTGTTCCAACCCTGTACTGCTTCGTTGAAGAATTGAAATTCAAAAAAGCAGCAAAACTCAATTCAGAAAAGCAAACGGCTTAA
- a CDS encoding efflux RND transporter periplasmic adaptor subunit, translating to MSKLRNTKLILIVILSSVVAFSAGYLVKGSDIAPPKGVAEHLESEGEHDLEAHIDEAGNITWTCSMHPQIQLPEPGKCPICFMELIPLQRKDDGEQASIREITLSEGARKLAGITTEAVKRLDVAIETRMVGKVDYDETRVRNITAWTGGRVDRMYVDYTGGLVKKGQPMVSVYSPELLTAQAELIQAVKAMRDLKDSKLDLVKNSAARTEEAAREKLRLLGLTKAQIDKVVQNGRPSDHITLYAPQGGVVIRKDVNEGQYVKTGASIYSIADLSSLWVVLEAYESDLPWIGLGQQVEFQTEAYPGKVFKGKVVYIDPLVNEKTRTVRVRLEVSNRDGSLKPGMLVRATQQKGGEKDNDSDSPLVIPASAPLITGKRAVVYVANPDKDGAFEGREVVLGPKAGNYYIIKSGLKEDELVVTKGNFKIDSAIQIVAKPSMMNPSSTSAAVEEELPALFASKLRLLAQSFATLSEVVKTNDLKQTHLAFGAFNKELRLIDGEGLEGKPALRWKEYSMLLGNDAILGAEAPDTKRLNDIFKEMQGHYADLVATFKLDTETAHYNAPEIFKKQLGFVFAEYERLADALAADNAEAARKAAAKVSGALQLVSSADLDGPSHNVWSQSLSKMNDGLTAIREAQDIVGVRTGFEPLSVGLSEAILKLGVATEGPLYEIFCPMAFEYDGATWLQRSEEVKNPYFGAAMISCGETNQQLKK from the coding sequence ATGAGCAAACTCAGGAACACAAAGCTGATACTGATCGTCATACTTTCAAGTGTGGTCGCCTTCTCTGCTGGCTATCTGGTCAAGGGAAGCGATATAGCTCCTCCCAAGGGAGTGGCCGAGCATCTTGAAAGCGAGGGTGAACACGACCTCGAAGCCCACATTGACGAGGCGGGCAACATCACCTGGACCTGCTCAATGCACCCTCAAATTCAGCTCCCCGAGCCCGGGAAATGCCCTATCTGTTTCATGGAGCTCATCCCGTTGCAGCGAAAGGATGACGGCGAACAGGCCAGCATCAGGGAAATAACCCTCAGCGAGGGAGCTCGAAAACTGGCAGGGATCACAACCGAAGCGGTCAAGCGCCTTGATGTTGCTATCGAGACACGGATGGTCGGCAAGGTTGACTATGATGAGACAAGGGTGAGGAACATTACGGCATGGACTGGTGGCCGCGTTGACAGAATGTACGTCGACTACACCGGCGGCCTGGTTAAAAAAGGCCAGCCGATGGTGTCGGTTTACAGTCCGGAGCTGCTCACTGCCCAAGCCGAACTGATACAGGCCGTGAAGGCCATGCGCGATCTCAAGGACAGCAAGCTCGACCTGGTCAAGAACAGCGCGGCTCGCACTGAGGAGGCCGCCCGCGAGAAGCTGCGCCTTCTGGGGCTGACAAAAGCCCAGATAGACAAGGTCGTCCAAAACGGAAGGCCTTCAGACCACATTACGCTGTATGCTCCTCAGGGGGGCGTCGTCATCCGCAAGGACGTCAATGAAGGTCAATATGTAAAAACTGGCGCTTCCATTTATTCCATCGCCGACCTCTCATCACTTTGGGTTGTTCTTGAAGCGTATGAATCCGACCTTCCATGGATTGGACTCGGACAGCAGGTCGAATTCCAAACCGAGGCCTACCCGGGCAAAGTTTTCAAAGGAAAGGTCGTCTACATTGACCCACTCGTAAACGAGAAGACCAGAACTGTGCGCGTACGTCTTGAGGTGTCCAACAGAGACGGCAGCCTCAAGCCGGGCATGCTGGTTCGTGCCACGCAGCAAAAGGGCGGCGAAAAAGATAACGACTCGGATTCTCCTCTGGTTATTCCTGCATCAGCCCCGCTGATCACAGGCAAGCGTGCAGTGGTCTATGTCGCCAACCCCGACAAGGACGGCGCATTTGAAGGCCGAGAGGTCGTTCTGGGGCCCAAAGCCGGCAACTACTACATCATCAAAAGCGGGCTTAAGGAAGACGAGTTGGTCGTTACCAAGGGTAACTTCAAGATCGACAGCGCGATCCAGATTGTTGCCAAACCGAGCATGATGAATCCCTCCAGCACTTCTGCTGCTGTAGAGGAGGAACTGCCTGCCCTGTTCGCCTCCAAGCTGAGACTGCTCGCCCAGTCATTTGCCACCCTCTCGGAAGTGGTCAAAACCAATGATCTCAAACAGACACACCTCGCATTTGGAGCGTTCAATAAAGAACTCCGCCTGATTGATGGCGAAGGCCTTGAAGGCAAGCCTGCTCTTCGTTGGAAGGAGTATTCTATGCTTCTCGGCAACGACGCGATACTTGGAGCAGAAGCCCCCGACACCAAACGACTCAATGACATTTTCAAGGAAATGCAGGGCCATTACGCAGATCTGGTAGCTACATTCAAGCTGGATACTGAAACGGCTCATTACAACGCTCCAGAAATATTCAAAAAGCAGCTTGGGTTCGTTTTCGCCGAGTATGAACGACTCGCTGATGCCCTGGCGGCAGACAATGCCGAAGCAGCACGCAAAGCAGCAGCCAAAGTATCTGGGGCACTCCAGTTGGTGAGCAGTGCTGACCTTGATGGCCCCTCTCACAACGTCTGGTCACAGAGTCTCTCAAAAATGAACGACGGCCTGACTGCAATCCGTGAAGCTCAGGACATCGTCGGCGTCCGTACCGGTTTTGAACCGCTCTCGGTCGGCTTGTCAGAGGCAATCCTCAAGTTGGGCGTAGCGACTGAAGGGCCGCTCTATGAAATATTCTGCCCCATGGCCTTCGAATACGATGGCGCGACCTGGCTCCAGCGTAGTGAAGAAGTAAAAAACCCCTACTTCGGTGCGGCCATGATCTCCTGTGGTGAAACCAACCAGCAGCTCAAGAAATAA
- a CDS encoding TolC family protein: MTMTPTKILGTFFLLLFAMLVTASAEESPEMEVDTLPGSYLGDRTELNDLKSFLILAADNNNELRAAFQKWQAAIKKAVQADTLPDPKFSFGYYTTPLETRGGPARYKYGLSQTLPFFGKLDYKEQMALREADGFKAKFDSLKLDTYYEVKKIYYEYAYLARAIDITRENIELMKYLEKIATARYTTGSAKHSDIIRPQVELGKLEDRLNSLNDLKFPLAARLNALLDRPAETEIALPAAIPVMTIVDPKENLSGMIQENNPKLAYWDTVTAKEEAGKGLAERNYYPDFTFGVDVTEVDKARNSGVMGDGQNPVMTSMSFNIPIWLNARDAAVEESNAKIIAAKRSRIGLERKLKADLELALYKYRDAGRKINLYKDTLVPKAEQALGVTMEAFMTGRGTSLDLIDAEKTLLELQLAYYRALTDQAQRLAEIETLVGQELACEFHGSLLKDNK, encoded by the coding sequence ATGACCATGACCCCCACCAAGATACTCGGAACATTCTTTCTTCTGCTCTTTGCCATGCTGGTAACTGCATCCGCCGAGGAATCGCCCGAGATGGAAGTCGACACCTTGCCCGGCAGCTATCTCGGTGACAGGACTGAACTGAATGATCTGAAGTCATTCCTTATTTTGGCTGCGGATAACAACAATGAACTCAGAGCAGCATTCCAGAAATGGCAGGCTGCAATTAAAAAGGCCGTTCAAGCTGACACGTTGCCTGATCCCAAATTCTCCTTCGGATATTACACCACCCCACTCGAGACACGTGGCGGCCCAGCGCGGTACAAATATGGTTTGTCACAGACCCTGCCTTTCTTCGGAAAGCTCGATTACAAAGAGCAAATGGCGCTGCGTGAAGCTGATGGTTTCAAGGCGAAGTTCGACAGTCTGAAGCTGGATACGTACTACGAAGTCAAAAAGATATACTATGAATATGCATATCTTGCCCGCGCCATAGATATCACCCGGGAAAACATCGAATTGATGAAGTACCTGGAAAAGATAGCCACAGCTCGCTACACGACAGGGTCTGCCAAACACTCCGACATCATCCGTCCTCAGGTAGAACTCGGAAAACTCGAAGATCGACTCAATTCCCTCAACGATCTGAAATTTCCCCTTGCCGCAAGACTCAATGCCTTGCTCGACCGTCCTGCTGAAACAGAGATCGCGTTGCCTGCCGCCATACCTGTGATGACAATCGTCGATCCGAAAGAAAATCTCAGCGGGATGATTCAAGAGAACAATCCCAAGCTGGCATACTGGGATACCGTCACCGCCAAAGAAGAAGCAGGCAAAGGACTGGCTGAGCGGAACTACTACCCGGATTTCACCTTTGGCGTGGATGTTACCGAAGTGGATAAAGCTCGCAACTCCGGCGTCATGGGGGACGGACAAAACCCGGTCATGACCTCCATGTCCTTCAACATTCCCATCTGGCTCAATGCCCGAGATGCAGCAGTAGAAGAAAGCAACGCCAAAATCATTGCAGCGAAACGCAGCCGCATTGGCCTCGAACGCAAACTGAAAGCCGATCTTGAGTTGGCGCTCTACAAATATCGAGATGCCGGGCGCAAAATCAATCTTTACAAGGACACACTGGTTCCAAAAGCAGAACAGGCTCTGGGAGTCACCATGGAAGCCTTCATGACAGGTCGCGGCACTTCACTCGACCTGATTGACGCTGAGAAGACTCTCCTTGAACTGCAACTCGCTTACTATCGAGCCCTCACCGATCAGGCCCAACGTCTGGCTGAGATCGAAACCCTTGTAGGTCAGGAACTGGCCTGCGAGTTCCACGGATCACTACTCAAGGACAACAAGTAA
- a CDS encoding SpoIIE family protein phosphatase, with amino-acid sequence MFISLAPLLVVRTSVQRDLSEMGDTLAERSGNVLVHKASNGLKRIVQDHARVLHRERQLLEATSLLLASKIEGVLYGHSHIPPTGSFIPPDIQMNEIMGEYTYTHMKGRQQQLEVDFNEVALESGPDIPMVRQGLVTPLGRVKFEFPRLIMWIEVALADGTKLVYPKVEQQRMGMRQTSRSNESELKESLSWTLPQVDSRTRRMVFRVASPIRNINGELQGNLTLVVPVDSVLHQNLHVSMFSDAAVSFLVKPIEGQGNTPDRVRITAQEQEYQAGRGHWQIPEQDQWLTSDDSEQFGIMTTALLAGKPGVVGMPYEGGEALWAYAPIDENNSSLLLVVPRGDIVREAKAAQDFVLSQVDEHERKMGIVVLSVALLVVLTALILSKFVTRNISELVTTVKLVAKGEFNVRATIRSTDEIGQLGLAINKMVPELKERVAIKSHLEVAQEVQQNLLPADNPEFPGFDIAAISAYCDETGGDYYGFIPRHGTDGSSLVVAVGDVSGHGFQAALMMASARAYLRGQTYGERSLDEVLSAVNDLMFEDLDGTGRFMTMFLMELSNDGSVCWVRAGHDPALLYDPNTDTFEELSGDGMPLGVIPDVDFDLNQRKDLRSGQIVIIGTDGIWETQSETSELYGKDRLKTLIRNNAEAESEHIIATLRAHLGEFRGGSSKLDDMTIAVLKVV; translated from the coding sequence ATGTTCATTTCTTTAGCCCCGTTGCTTGTTGTGCGGACAAGTGTGCAGCGTGATTTGTCTGAAATGGGGGACACGCTGGCAGAACGAAGTGGCAATGTGTTGGTACATAAAGCGAGCAATGGGTTGAAACGAATTGTGCAGGACCATGCTCGGGTGTTGCACCGTGAACGCCAGTTACTGGAAGCAACGTCACTTCTGCTCGCGTCAAAAATCGAAGGAGTTTTGTACGGCCATTCCCATATCCCTCCTACAGGTTCGTTTATCCCGCCCGATATTCAGATGAATGAAATCATGGGGGAATACACCTATACGCACATGAAGGGGAGGCAACAGCAGCTTGAGGTCGACTTCAACGAGGTGGCCTTGGAAAGCGGTCCCGATATTCCAATGGTCAGGCAAGGGCTTGTGACACCGTTGGGAAGGGTCAAATTTGAATTTCCACGATTGATCATGTGGATAGAAGTCGCCTTGGCGGACGGGACGAAGCTGGTCTATCCCAAGGTCGAGCAGCAACGCATGGGCATGAGGCAAACGTCCCGGTCGAACGAATCGGAGTTGAAAGAGTCGCTGAGCTGGACATTACCGCAAGTTGATTCACGAACTCGAAGAATGGTGTTCCGTGTTGCTTCGCCTATTCGTAATATAAATGGTGAGCTGCAAGGTAACTTGACTCTGGTTGTACCAGTGGATTCTGTCCTGCATCAAAACCTGCATGTCAGCATGTTTTCAGACGCTGCGGTTTCATTTCTGGTCAAACCTATCGAAGGGCAGGGTAATACCCCTGACAGAGTCAGAATAACTGCACAGGAACAAGAGTATCAGGCGGGGCGGGGGCACTGGCAGATTCCCGAACAGGATCAGTGGCTCACTTCTGATGATTCTGAACAGTTTGGCATTATGACCACTGCATTGTTGGCAGGAAAGCCTGGCGTCGTAGGGATGCCCTACGAAGGCGGTGAGGCGCTTTGGGCATACGCCCCTATCGATGAAAATAACTCATCATTGCTGCTGGTTGTGCCGAGAGGTGATATTGTCAGAGAGGCCAAGGCTGCACAGGATTTTGTCCTTTCGCAAGTGGACGAGCATGAAAGGAAGATGGGAATCGTGGTCCTGTCGGTCGCGTTACTGGTTGTGCTGACCGCCCTGATTCTTTCCAAGTTCGTGACTCGTAACATTTCCGAGCTGGTCACTACCGTCAAACTGGTTGCCAAAGGGGAATTCAATGTCAGGGCAACAATTCGTTCCACAGACGAAATAGGTCAGCTTGGTTTGGCTATTAATAAGATGGTACCGGAGCTGAAAGAGCGTGTGGCGATCAAGAGTCATCTTGAAGTTGCTCAGGAAGTACAACAGAATCTGCTACCAGCTGATAATCCCGAATTCCCCGGCTTTGATATCGCGGCCATCAGTGCATATTGCGATGAAACCGGCGGAGACTATTACGGCTTCATTCCGAGACATGGCACGGATGGTAGTTCCCTCGTCGTAGCTGTGGGGGATGTCAGCGGTCACGGTTTTCAGGCGGCGTTGATGATGGCCTCCGCCCGGGCCTATCTGCGGGGACAGACGTATGGTGAACGTTCTCTTGATGAGGTGTTGTCCGCCGTTAACGATCTGATGTTTGAAGATCTTGATGGGACTGGGCGCTTCATGACCATGTTTCTTATGGAGCTGAGCAACGATGGCTCAGTCTGTTGGGTACGCGCCGGCCATGACCCCGCACTGCTCTATGATCCGAACACAGATACGTTTGAAGAGTTATCCGGTGACGGAATGCCGTTGGGCGTCATTCCCGATGTTGATTTCGATTTGAATCAGAGGAAAGATCTTCGATCCGGCCAGATTGTCATTATTGGCACTGACGGCATCTGGGAAACCCAGTCCGAGACAAGCGAGTTGTATGGCAAGGACCGTCTCAAGACGCTCATCAGAAATAACGCCGAGGCTGAATCCGAACATATAATTGCAACGCTTCGCGCCCACCTCGGAGAGTTTCGTGGAGGTTCCAGCAAGCTGGATGATATGACCATCGCTGTTTTGAAGGTAGTGTAG